The genomic interval GGCATGTTGCCCAGTGGCATCGACACGACTTTGATTCTCTTTCCGCGCCGACTGGCAGGAGTTTTATGGCCTGCTTTGGCGAAATTTATGTTACATTTTTATAGTTCCAGTGTAAATTGacttttaaaatgcaaaaatttatCATAGCAACGGGCTGCAGTATGCAGGGGCAAGTTCCGCGCCAACTTTAATTGCCTGCGCCCCGCAAGACGGTGGCAACTCTGGCGGAAGCTTCGAAAAGTCAAAAGAAAGCTCTGTGAATGGGACGATAAACATCTGCGCGGTTTCAAGAGGAAAACAACCCCCGAAATTGTTCGCCAAAGCTATATTTATTGGAGAACGTTTAGATACCCTAAGTCACAATTAATGATTGTAATATTATATTAGAAAAATCAAATACAactttaaaaaactttttaacaCAAGCTAGCTTGGCTATTTTAATAAACGTTtggtcggggtcaccaattAAAGTCAGAATACTCAATGTAAAGCTCTTAAAAGTGAggccataaaataaaatttatttgatcAAGTTCTGATTATTTTGATCTTGTAAATTATTCTTATATATCTTATAAGCCAAATGCCATAGGATAATCAATAAGCCCAACGGTAGAGTATGAAACAAAACACAGTCGTAAAAGCTTTTCGCCGAGTCAAAACATTTCGCGGACCTTGGCACTCAACGTTGTTTTATCCATATAGTTTTTTGATTAATTCGCTAGTGCAGTTTACGCCCCAAACCACGGGAAAAAGCTCCGGAAAAGTTTGGGTCGCGTGGGTGTTGCCCCTCCACCTTTTCGCGAGGTCTCCAAGTTCAATTGCATGACGAAACAGCCGCGGAACAGTTGCGTCGCTCCTTGATTAGCTGAATAAGCGGGAAAAATCCATAAATTGATTGAGGAAATCTCGGGAAACTAGAGTGAAATGCTGCTGCCAACGGTCAGCGGCCAATCCGCCGCAGGATGCAAGTGGAAAAACTGCTGTCGCCGCAGCTGGGAAATGCTGATGGCACCCGTATCGCCCAAGAACCTCAGGACCACGGCGCTCTTGACAAGCATCTATCAATTGGTAAGTTCAAAGATATATAGTAGCGGATTATATAAGATAGGGGAATGGATATCTCAGGCGGGGCTCAGCGCACTGGCACGCAGGGAGATCCGGGAATCCCCGAGCAATCCACAATGTGCAGCCGCAGCCccaaatacaaaaattacGCACTGGATATGCAAAGCCATACCCCACTGGGCGCGCAAGGAGGCGTCGAAGGCGGCAATGGAACGCTCGCCCCCGCCCACCCCCGGAAGTCCAGGGGCGGAGCGAAGGAGACGCTCCTGCGGCGCAATGCGTCCGCACTTGAGTTTCGTGATCGGAAACGTGCCAGGACGAGCGCCCTTTTTAAAGCTCTTCCCGGGAAGTATAGTGGAAGTTGTTGCGAGAGCTGCTAGAAGCAGTTGGGAATTGTAGAAGCAGCTTTCTGGCTTCGTTCAGTTTGGTGAAAAATAGGGGTGGTAGCTTCAGCAGATCGCTTGGTTGTTCCGGTTTTCGCAAACACATTCGAAAAGTGAGATCCTAAACAGTCGCTTTTTATATTCCCCAGTTAATCTCCCACTGCGCCCTGTTTCTGGTACTCCTGGGATTGGCGCATGCCGAACAGATGTGTGAGGTCTTGGAGCTGGACATCCTGGACCAGAAGGACAATGGTTTCTACAACATGTCGCCCTTCCACAACGATCTTCGCCTGCAAACCGCTGCCCAATTGGCCGTCGCCACGGAGAATCTGCTCTACGTGATGGCTGGAATCGCGGGTACCTACGCCCTGAGTGCCATATCCCTGTTTTTCGGAGTCTTCAAGAATCGGCCGGGCCTAATCATACCCTGGCTGGTCGTGGAGTTCCTATTAATGATTGGTTTGGGGGCACTGGTCTTCATGCTGAGGGATACGAAAATCGTGCAGTTGCTGGGTGGTCAGGTGCCCTACTGTAAGTTTGGATTCAAGGCtttaattttgaaatatatactaaagaattttattttattttagttatCATTTGCTACATCTTGATCTGCATGGATTACTGCAAGTGGTATGTGATGCATAGCTTCTACCAGAGCCTACGAACCATGAATAAGCTTCGGGAGATTGCCACTGTGGCCATACCATGCCCAGCTCCAGGAGCCGTAAGTTGGGATCAATATtatgaaaactttaaaatgaACTTCCTTATCCATTAGATACCCTATCGTTTCCAACGCGAGCACATGTATCTGGGCAGCAATGGATATAAACACATACTAACCGAGTCTCCCGATGGACAGTGTTAAAGATTGATTACTGAAAGATTGGATATTTTTGAAACTTCCCATCAGGTGTCTTGATTGCAATTGCACTACAAATTCTGTATTGCAAAACAGAGTGTGATATGGTTATGGTAGAGATACTATTTTATATGGCCAACGGACATGAAGCGGCTTGTTAGAAAGGAAACGGTTCAAAGCGATCGGTGAatacaaaaactatttttgtgTAGAAATAGCTCCAAAAGCAccttaaatgaattaaaaaagtaataataatatttggTCACTAACGCGACTCGAACTCGGAACTTCCAAGCGAAGGTCGCACTCTCTAACCCCTAGGCTACGGCAGCGAAGCTCTCGCGAAAGCCGAGATCGATTAAACCCCAAAATCTTGAAACGAAAAACTTGTCTTAAATAAATTGGCGTTCATACAAATAGCAACGAAGTTTGAAGCTCAGTTTCTCTGTAGATTTACGACTACTTAACTATAATATGCCTTAAATTCTGTTGACTAGCAATATTTTAGGTATTTCTATTTTGTAGCACAGAACGAAATAAGTACGAATatcaaataaaagtgcaaacTTGTAACATATCTAATGAACGTGTTTTTTATTGGTTCCACACTTACTAATTTCATGTACATCAAGTTAGAAAAATGTTTGGAATATTGCAGTTTTGGGTGCTTTTATTATTTGGCCTCAGCTACATATGCACATTATCTATTAGTATCTTTCTTTTCTTAGGATTATTTGTTCCACTAGCCTTTCCGGCCCTTTTGTTTCATAATTGGCGCTGGCAAAGTGGTTCCTACAGTGGTGGTACTCGGTGTGCTGGCTCCCATCAGACTCATATCGTTATCCAGGCTGTCCATTACAAAGTCCACCACGGTTATATTGTTAGCGCCTTCAGAATCCCCCTTATCTGTGGGGATACTGATCTGGAACTGCAGCAAGACCACCAGATAAGTGACCATTGTGGTTAAGAGTCCTTTGAAGAGAGTCCTGTTCACATCAAAGAAGCCACCACAGTTGATGGTCGATGGATTCATTTCGGTGGCTCGCAAAAACATGTTTATCTCCGTCTGGGCATCCGAGTTCATCCAGTTAAGCTCCACCATGAGTAGTTTCTTCTGGAAATTGGTTCGCACATTAACCGAGGCATAATGTGCCTCATCGCAAATATAGAAGAGCAGGCCTATGTTCCACAAAGCCGTGATAGTCAGTCCTATGTCCTTGATGCCAAATCCCTCGGAGAGTTGCGACATTAGTCCATAAATCGAAAGGGTAATGATGAAGAACAGGTAGAGACTCATGAAAACAAAGGTGTAGCACAGGGCATTTCCAGTATCCCGGGTCAACTTGCTCAGTCGTAGCCACAGCACACGATAGTCCGCCACCATGGCAGCGGGTCCAATGTGTTTCAGTGCCTTCTGGAACCGCTCCGCCAGAAGATGAGCCGTAATGCTCATGGCCTCGCAGATGAGGAACCACCAGGCACCCAGCATGGCAGTCAAGTTGTCCAGGATGCAGTAGGGCACCACCTGGTTAATGTTCAGGTCCGACATGGTGATGTGCGTGATGACCACCGATAAGACCGAGAGAATTGGCAGCACGGTGGCTATATACACCGCTTTCTGTCGCAATTTCAAAGGCAAACTGTGGCCGGATATCTGGTAGTACAACACCTCAAAGTCATCCCAATCATTAAAGAGTTTCGCTATCTTCCTGGCCTCGTACCACAATATGGGTATAATCATAATGGGCAGGATGTTGACCAGAAACAGGTAGGCAATCACCGCCTCCTCGAAGGGTCCACTTAAGGATCGCACAATATGGATGCGGTTGTTGGCCACATAGCCTACATAGCACTAAAAAGAGGTGTAGTTGGGTTGCATAATGGTATCCATATTCAATTTTGGAAAACGTTATGCAAACACACTCACCGCCAGGAGCACAAAGAAAACCACCGAGTAAATAAAGGAGGCGGAGTTCATTTCGAACTTGGCACGAGCAGGACCACGTCGCACGATGGGTAATACTCCAATAATCCTCAAGAACCAATTGACGGGAGCTATGTTCCGGTAGAAAACACTCTAAAAGCAGCGAAATACAGTTTTACAGAATGGTTTTAGCAGCATAGCAATCGACAAACCGGCGTAAATTCCGGATTATTGGAGGCCGTGCTGTCCGAGCTCTTTTTCCTATCCAACGGAGGAGCTTCGTAGTCCGCATCCAATCGCTCCGCCAATCCAATGGAGTACTTGCGGACCCCGTACAAGTATGCCTGGGCATTAGCACTGTTAAGCGGTTTTGCATTGAGGAACACCGCGTCACCCTTCTTGCGTCGATAGTAGTTGGCCATTCCGGAGAGACTGTGTCCGGAATTTCCTTGTCCATGGCCTTTTACCACTTTTCCGCCAGACGGTCGCATTAGCCATGCACTTGCACACGCCCCCTTATCGACCACGCCCCCTGTTGACTTAGAGCCGGAGTTTTAGTTTCCTGTTGATGTGCGTTGTTTGTCTTTTGAATGAATTAACCTTAGCCCGGTGTCCCAATTTCGAATTTGTGTCAATGGCGCGCAAGTGGAGATTTGCAACACTGAAACTGGGCTGGCAGGGTACCGATTTAGTATTTAAATGCTGAGTAATTTTTGGGTCTAGTCCGGTCACACTGGTAGGTGTGGGTGCgaaagataaataaataaatattgttgaAAATGGACAGGGAAAAGTTGATTGTGCCCAATCAAATTGGCTATCTGATACTAAAGGAAGATGGAGCAGTTCTGGAGTCCGGCGGCGATCTGAAGAACGATGAGCGCAGTGCAAATGTGATAATGGGATTGCTGAATCTCACAGAGAGGTGCGTTTTCAAACAAAGGATGAAGgaattttgcaattattacgCCTTTATTGTAGCATCGACGAGTCCTTCATGCCGAACAGCAGCTGCGAGAGGATCACCATCGACTACGAGCAGCACTACTACAGCATCTGCATGTCCAACCGTCGAATATACATCGTTAAGATCAGCAAATCACAGAACGGCGTCACCACAACCACTAGCTCCTCCTCGTCGAACAGCGTGTATAACGATGCCAGCGATTCCGGGGCGGTGCTGGCTTGAAATCCGTCTTCGGATGTCCGGCCCACTTGCAGATTCTGTTGGCAGGCAACCGGGCAAAGACCCCAAAATTGGCGCACTCCCATTATTTACCTAATCCTCCTGTTTATTTGTCAAAAAATACATCATCTGTGAGCTCTTGCTCGAAAATGCGCCTCGCTTCCTGGGTGACGTCCAGCAAGGTGGCCTTGCTATTGCACAGGATCACATAGTACTGTCTGTAATTACAGCGCCGCTTGACAATCCAATAGTCATTGGTAGTCTTCACCTGAACTTCCTCGGCAGGAGCACTCTCCATTTCCGACTTGCCACTGCCATTGGCCAAGTCCGCAATGATACTGAGCACATTGCGGGGCAGCCCTTGGGGCAGGTGCCTCTGAAAGTTCGTGTGGTGCTGGAGGCTCTGTTCGTTAATGAACAAGTACTTGGGCGCCGTTTCGCTGTTACCGCTGGAGTTGTCCTGGCCTGCCGCACCCACCGCCTCCTTAGTCAACTCGCTGGATATGTCCCGGGCCAACGAAGTCAGTTGGGGAGCCATGTAAGCATGGAGATCGTCGTAGAGATCTTGTTTCGGCGCAGTCTGGTCAGCTGACAGATTTGGAATGTTTTAAGTTAATTATGATGGCTATTTAGTTCTAATCCT from Drosophila mauritiana strain mau12 chromosome 3L, ASM438214v1, whole genome shotgun sequence carries:
- the LOC117141410 gene encoding uncharacterized protein LOC117141410; this encodes MLLPTVSGQSAAGCKWKNCCRRSWEMLMAPVSPKNLRTTALLTSIYQLLISHCALFLVLLGLAHAEQMCEVLELDILDQKDNGFYNMSPFHNDLRLQTAAQLAVATENLLYVMAGIAGTYALSAISLFFGVFKNRPGLIIPWLVVEFLLMIGLGALVFMLRDTKIVQLLGGQVPYFIICYILICMDYCKWYVMHSFYQSLRTMNKLREIATVAIPCPAPGAIPYRFQREHMYLGSNGYKHILTESPDGQC
- the LOC117140075 gene encoding gustatory and odorant receptor 63a codes for the protein MRPSGGKVVKGHGQGNSGHSLSGMANYYRRKKGDAVFLNAKPLNSANAQAYLYGVRKYSIGLAERLDADYEAPPLDRKKSSDSTASNNPEFTPSVFYRNIAPVNWFLRIIGVLPIVRRGPARAKFEMNSASFIYSVVFFVLLACYVGYVANNRIHIVRSLSGPFEEAVIAYLFLVNILPIMIIPILWYEARKIAKLFNDWDDFEVLYYQISGHSLPLKLRQKAVYIATVLPILSVLSVVITHITMSDLNINQVVPYCILDNLTAMLGAWWFLICEAMSITAHLLAERFQKALKHIGPAAMVADYRVLWLRLSKLTRDTGNALCYTFVFMSLYLFFIITLSIYGLMSQLSEGFGIKDIGLTITALWNIGLLFYICDEAHYASVNVRTNFQKKLLMVELNWMNSDAQTEINMFLRATEMNPSTINCGGFFDVNRTLFKGLLTTMVTYLVVLLQFQISIPTDKGDSEGANNITVVDFVMDSLDNDMSLMGASTPSTTTVGTTLPAPIMKQKGRKG
- the LOC117141071 gene encoding ragulator complex protein LAMTOR4 homolog, with protein sequence MDREKLIVPNQIGYLILKEDGAVLESGGDLKNDERSANVIMGLLNLTESIDESFMPNSSCERITIDYEQHYYSICMSNRRIYIVKISKSQNGVTTTTSSSSSNSVYNDASDSGAVLA